The Channa argus isolate prfri chromosome 14, Channa argus male v1.0, whole genome shotgun sequence genome includes a window with the following:
- the LOC137140665 gene encoding uncharacterized protein isoform X1 yields the protein MNVTMGNMILFAVFLLLSCQMNVFAGSTAVTPVFVQKGHDVLLEVKKDDVPDDFLYVVWKFREDVLVTFTPKSEPIVSENYTGRVEFSVENYSVKLKNLQETDTGLYTAQLTTSNKQQTLAEYKFTVQAISNGVIPYVAVAGAVGACLVFIVIILKCKRPIEQKNKENTIYAVPEDIVPAQNRIQTPAEDVSTVSPTSTYALVQFHTGPEKSQNTMNSSLPETVYAQVDRAAKSNARSLSSSNT from the exons tctttgcaggatccacagctgtgactcctgtgtttgtgcagaaggGTCATGATGTTCTTCTGGAAGTCAAGAAAGATGATGTTCCTGATGATTTTCTATATGTTGTATGGAAATTCAGGGAAGATGTTTTagtaacattcacacctaaatcAGAACCAATAGTCTCTGAAAATTACACTGGAAGAGTTGAGTTCTCTGTGGAAAATTACTCTGTTAAACTGAAGAATCTACAAGAGACAGACACTGGACTTTATACTGCACAACTGACAACAagtaacaaacaacaaacactcGCTGAATATAAATTCACAGTTCAAG CCATTTCTAATGGAGTCATTCCTTATGTGGCTGTGGCTGGTGCTGTAGGTGCTTGCCTGGTtttcattgtcattattttaaaat GTAAAAGACCAATTGAACAAAAGAACAaggaaaatacaatatatgcaGTACCTGAG gacatcGTTCCAGCCCAAAATCGGATCCAGACTCCAGCAGAAGATGTTTCCACTGTTTCTCCAACATCGACTTACGCCTTGGTTCAGTTTCACACTGGTCCTGAAAAATCCCAAAACACAATGAACAGCTCTTTACCAGAGACTGTGTATGCACAGGTTGACAGAGCTGCAAAGTCCAACGCCAGATCTCTCTCCTCATCCAACACCTAG
- the LOC137140665 gene encoding uncharacterized protein isoform X2, with protein MNVTMGNMILFAVFLLLSCQMNVFAGSTAVTPVFVQKGHDVLLEVKKDDVPDDFLYVVWKFREDVLVTFTPKSEPIVSENYTGRVEFSVENYSVKLKNLQETDTGLYTAQLTTSNKQQTLAEYKFTVQGKRPIEQKNKENTIYAVPEDIVPAQNRIQTPAEDVSTVSPTSTYALVQFHTGPEKSQNTMNSSLPETVYAQVDRAAKSNARSLSSSNT; from the exons tctttgcaggatccacagctgtgactcctgtgtttgtgcagaaggGTCATGATGTTCTTCTGGAAGTCAAGAAAGATGATGTTCCTGATGATTTTCTATATGTTGTATGGAAATTCAGGGAAGATGTTTTagtaacattcacacctaaatcAGAACCAATAGTCTCTGAAAATTACACTGGAAGAGTTGAGTTCTCTGTGGAAAATTACTCTGTTAAACTGAAGAATCTACAAGAGACAGACACTGGACTTTATACTGCACAACTGACAACAagtaacaaacaacaaacactcGCTGAATATAAATTCACAGTTCAAG GTAAAAGACCAATTGAACAAAAGAACAaggaaaatacaatatatgcaGTACCTGAG gacatcGTTCCAGCCCAAAATCGGATCCAGACTCCAGCAGAAGATGTTTCCACTGTTTCTCCAACATCGACTTACGCCTTGGTTCAGTTTCACACTGGTCCTGAAAAATCCCAAAACACAATGAACAGCTCTTTACCAGAGACTGTGTATGCACAGGTTGACAGAGCTGCAAAGTCCAACGCCAGATCTCTCTCCTCATCCAACACCTAG
- the LOC137140665 gene encoding uncharacterized protein isoform X3 translates to MYGLLKAISNGVIPYVAVAGAVGACLVFIVIILKCKRPIEQKNKENTIYAVPEDIVPAQNRIQTPAEDVSTVSPTSTYALVQFHTGPEKSQNTMNSSLPETVYAQVDRAAKSNARSLSSSNT, encoded by the exons ATGTACGGACTTTTGAAAG CCATTTCTAATGGAGTCATTCCTTATGTGGCTGTGGCTGGTGCTGTAGGTGCTTGCCTGGTtttcattgtcattattttaaaat GTAAAAGACCAATTGAACAAAAGAACAaggaaaatacaatatatgcaGTACCTGAG gacatcGTTCCAGCCCAAAATCGGATCCAGACTCCAGCAGAAGATGTTTCCACTGTTTCTCCAACATCGACTTACGCCTTGGTTCAGTTTCACACTGGTCCTGAAAAATCCCAAAACACAATGAACAGCTCTTTACCAGAGACTGTGTATGCACAGGTTGACAGAGCTGCAAAGTCCAACGCCAGATCTCTCTCCTCATCCAACACCTAG